The proteins below are encoded in one region of Halalkalicoccus jeotgali B3:
- the dhaM gene encoding dihydroxyacetone kinase phosphoryl donor subunit DhaM, producing the protein MIGLVVVSHSARLAEGVCEVAGEMASEASIVPAGGTDGGELGTSVDLIADAIEAASAGAEGVVVLADLGSAVMNAEMAVEVSEIEATFADAPLVEGAVNAAVSATSAKATLESVRESAEEAGDLSKT; encoded by the coding sequence ATGATCGGCCTCGTCGTCGTCTCCCACAGCGCTCGGCTCGCAGAAGGGGTGTGCGAGGTCGCCGGCGAGATGGCGAGCGAGGCGAGCATCGTTCCTGCCGGCGGCACCGATGGCGGCGAGTTGGGAACCAGCGTCGACCTGATCGCCGACGCGATCGAGGCGGCGAGCGCGGGGGCGGAGGGCGTCGTCGTGCTCGCCGACCTCGGAAGCGCGGTGATGAACGCCGAGATGGCCGTCGAAGTGAGCGAAATCGAGGCGACCTTCGCGGACGCTCCACTGGTCGAGGGTGCGGTCAACGCCGCCGTGAGCGCGACGAGCGCGAAAGCCACCCTTGAGTCGGTCAGGGAATCCGCGGAGGAGGCAGGCGACCTCTCGAAGACCTGA
- the dhaK gene encoding dihydroxyacetone kinase subunit DhaK has protein sequence MKKLINEPEDVVDEMLEGMVAAHPEYVRRLEGTNVLVRADAPVEGMVGIVSGGGSGHEPTHAGYLGEGMLTGAAAGEVFTSPTADQLQGMIAACEGGAGVLCVVKNYEGDVMNFETAIELAELEGETDVEYVVVDDDVAVEDSLYTSGRRGVCGTILVHKIAGAAAARGDDLSEVKRLAEKVVDGVGTMGMALTSCTTPEKGEPTFDLPDDEIELGIGIHGEPGVERTDVMGADAVAEHLTERVLEDLDLAEGARVATIVNGMGATPLMELYVVNRRVQELLDERGFDVGECWVGDYMTSLDMAGCSVTVLELDEELEELLGAPADTPALTVRGD, from the coding sequence ATGAAGAAACTGATCAACGAACCCGAAGACGTCGTCGACGAGATGCTTGAAGGGATGGTCGCAGCCCACCCCGAGTACGTCCGCCGGCTCGAGGGGACGAACGTGCTCGTGCGCGCCGACGCGCCGGTCGAGGGGATGGTCGGAATCGTCTCGGGTGGGGGAAGCGGCCACGAGCCGACCCACGCGGGCTATCTGGGCGAGGGAATGCTCACCGGGGCGGCCGCCGGCGAGGTCTTCACCTCGCCGACGGCCGACCAGCTCCAGGGGATGATCGCCGCCTGCGAGGGCGGCGCAGGCGTGCTCTGCGTGGTGAAAAACTACGAGGGTGACGTGATGAACTTCGAGACGGCGATCGAACTCGCCGAACTGGAGGGCGAGACCGACGTCGAGTACGTCGTCGTCGACGACGACGTAGCCGTCGAGGATTCCCTCTATACCTCCGGTCGCCGCGGCGTCTGCGGGACGATCCTCGTCCACAAGATCGCGGGCGCGGCCGCCGCACGGGGCGACGATCTGAGCGAGGTCAAACGCCTCGCCGAGAAGGTAGTCGACGGGGTCGGAACGATGGGGATGGCCCTGACTTCCTGTACGACCCCCGAGAAGGGCGAGCCGACGTTCGACCTTCCTGACGACGAAATCGAACTCGGGATCGGGATCCACGGCGAACCGGGCGTCGAGCGCACCGACGTGATGGGTGCCGACGCGGTCGCAGAACACCTCACCGAACGGGTACTCGAGGACCTCGATCTCGCGGAGGGCGCGCGGGTCGCCACGATCGTCAACGGGATGGGCGCGACCCCGCTGATGGAGCTGTACGTCGTCAACCGCCGCGTGCAGGAACTGCTCGACGAGCGGGGGTTCGACGTCGGGGAGTGCTGGGTCGGCGACTACATGACCTCGCTGGACATGGCCGGCTGTTCGGTGACGGTACTGGAACTCGACGAGGAACTCGAGGAACTGCTGGGCGCGCCAGCGGACACGCCCGCCCTGACGGTCCGGGGGGACTGA
- a CDS encoding carbohydrate ABC transporter permease: MSERSVSAGEETGDETTTGFDLRRIGLYATMLALVVFYLLPIESGLVTSIKTSEALINTQPFAPPGPAGVTFEKWQFAFETLWSGMINSMLFTIPATLLCAVFGSMAAYGLTLVDWRGQVAVFTLFIAGIFIPYQAVIVPLTQFWSQYAMLDVRLGLILSDRAATLLELVITHTAYGIPICTLLFRSQYKTMSWEMIEAARLDGATVWRIYRRIVLPLSIPMFAVVFIFQFTQIWNEFLFSLTIIGSVSDPAASATLILSGLGEALEGTDYPLRMAGAFITALPTLVVYVLFADEFAEGVEV; this comes from the coding sequence ATGAGCGAACGATCGGTTTCCGCCGGAGAGGAAACGGGCGACGAAACGACGACGGGCTTCGATCTCCGGCGGATCGGCCTGTACGCGACGATGCTTGCGCTGGTCGTCTTCTACCTGCTCCCGATCGAGTCGGGGCTGGTGACCTCGATCAAGACCTCGGAGGCGCTCATCAACACCCAGCCGTTCGCCCCGCCCGGGCCGGCGGGCGTGACCTTCGAGAAGTGGCAGTTCGCCTTCGAGACGCTGTGGAGCGGGATGATAAACAGTATGCTGTTTACGATCCCCGCGACGCTTCTCTGTGCGGTCTTCGGGAGCATGGCCGCCTACGGGCTGACGCTGGTCGATTGGCGCGGGCAGGTCGCGGTGTTCACGCTGTTCATCGCGGGGATCTTCATCCCCTATCAGGCGGTCATCGTCCCGCTGACGCAGTTCTGGTCGCAGTACGCGATGCTCGACGTGCGACTCGGGCTGATACTGTCGGATCGGGCCGCGACGCTCCTCGAACTCGTTATCACCCACACCGCCTACGGGATCCCGATCTGTACGCTGCTGTTTCGCTCCCAGTACAAGACGATGTCCTGGGAGATGATCGAGGCGGCCCGACTGGACGGCGCGACCGTCTGGCGCATCTATAGGCGGATCGTCCTTCCCCTGTCGATTCCGATGTTCGCGGTCGTGTTCATCTTCCAGTTCACCCAGATCTGGAACGAGTTTCTGTTCTCGTTGACGATCATCGGGAGCGTCAGCGATCCGGCGGCCTCGGCGACGCTGATCCTCTCGGGGCTTGGTGAGGCCTTGGAGGGGACCGACTACCCGCTGCGGATGGCCGGCGCGTTCATCACGGCGCTGCCGACGCTGGTGGTCTACGTCCTGTTCGCCGACGAGTTCGCCGAGGGGGTAGAAGTATGA
- a CDS encoding ornithine cyclodeaminase family protein translates to MVRILSDADVDVLLDLEGLLPVVEEAFVKQGRGEVERPDRPHFPVGVGLESDDPLGTGLTMPAYIHGEECYATKLASVHPDNPDRGLATVNAQIAVTDARTGQARAYMDGTRVTGARTGCIGGLAARDLAGDPLTVGVIGAGTQARWGVRAIATGSSVESVRIHSPSDSRERCASDLAGRGLPAKAVDSPTEAVTGADVVLTATPSEQPVFPGNALEPDALVVAVGAYNGAMRELDAETIERAEAVLADVPEEVIRTGDLRESGLEVGDLVPFADVFEGRFSRPNGIVVLCSVGSAVLDAATATHLVERAEREEVGTTVDIE, encoded by the coding sequence ATGGTTCGGATCCTCTCGGATGCGGACGTCGACGTGCTTCTCGACCTCGAAGGCCTCCTCCCCGTCGTCGAGGAGGCCTTCGTCAAACAGGGCCGCGGCGAGGTCGAGCGCCCCGATCGCCCGCACTTTCCGGTCGGCGTGGGACTGGAATCGGACGACCCCCTCGGGACCGGGCTGACCATGCCCGCGTATATCCACGGTGAGGAGTGCTATGCGACGAAACTCGCGAGCGTCCACCCCGATAATCCCGACCGGGGGCTGGCGACGGTCAACGCCCAGATCGCCGTCACTGACGCCCGAACGGGGCAAGCGAGGGCGTACATGGACGGTACACGGGTGACCGGTGCACGCACCGGCTGTATCGGCGGACTGGCCGCCCGCGATCTCGCTGGCGACCCGCTCACGGTGGGCGTCATCGGCGCGGGCACGCAGGCCCGCTGGGGGGTTCGCGCCATCGCCACCGGAAGTAGTGTCGAATCCGTTCGGATCCACTCGCCGAGCGACTCGCGAGAGCGCTGTGCGAGCGACCTCGCGGGTCGCGGGCTCCCGGCAAAGGCCGTCGACTCGCCGACGGAGGCCGTCACCGGCGCCGACGTGGTCCTGACGGCGACACCGAGCGAACAGCCGGTGTTCCCGGGGAACGCGCTCGAACCCGACGCGCTGGTCGTCGCCGTCGGGGCCTACAACGGGGCGATGCGCGAACTCGACGCCGAGACGATCGAACGGGCCGAAGCGGTGCTCGCGGACGTCCCCGAGGAGGTTATCCGCACGGGCGACCTGCGCGAAAGCGGCCTCGAAGTCGGGGACCTCGTCCCCTTTGCCGACGTTTTCGAGGGGCGTTTTTCCCGGCCCAACGGGATCGTCGTCCTCTGCAGCGTCGGTTCTGCGGTGCTCGACGCCGCGACGGCCACCCATCTGGTCGAACGTGCCGAGCGCGAGGAAGTCGGAACGACTGTCGATATCGAATGA
- the dhaL gene encoding dihydroxyacetone kinase subunit DhaL, whose product MDEGIQREALVATLAAIADRIESEKDHLTDLDSAIGDADHGANLHRGFQAALDGADPDDDPAAFVKAAGMALLSKVGGASGPLYGGSLAVASSEFEEGITTESSVAFAEAYLEKVKDRGGASVGDKTMVDALTPAVHTYKRAIEVDDLDPLAALSKAVDATERGVRFTTPIRASKGRASYLGWRSVGHPDPGATSTLYLLEEIHDVAAEYLDGEAATVVDAAAETEAEEGSGVEE is encoded by the coding sequence GTGGACGAGGGCATCCAGCGCGAGGCGCTTGTGGCCACACTGGCGGCGATCGCCGATCGGATCGAAAGCGAAAAGGACCACCTCACAGATCTGGACTCGGCGATCGGCGACGCGGACCACGGCGCGAACCTCCATCGGGGTTTTCAGGCCGCGCTCGACGGGGCGGATCCCGACGACGACCCAGCGGCGTTCGTCAAGGCCGCCGGGATGGCGTTGCTTTCGAAGGTCGGGGGCGCATCGGGCCCGCTCTACGGGGGCTCGCTCGCCGTCGCGAGCAGCGAGTTCGAGGAGGGGATCACGACCGAGTCGTCGGTGGCGTTCGCGGAGGCCTACCTCGAGAAGGTGAAGGATCGCGGCGGGGCGAGCGTCGGCGATAAGACGATGGTCGACGCGCTCACGCCTGCGGTTCACACCTACAAGCGCGCGATCGAAGTCGACGATCTCGACCCACTGGCGGCGCTCTCGAAGGCGGTCGACGCCACAGAGCGGGGCGTTCGCTTTACCACCCCGATTCGCGCGAGCAAAGGCCGAGCGTCGTATCTCGGCTGGCGCTCCGTGGGCCATCCCGATCCGGGCGCGACGAGCACGCTCTACCTGCTCGAGGAGATCCACGACGTGGCCGCCGAGTACCTCGACGGCGAGGCGGCGACGGTGGTCGACGCGGCGGCCGAGACGGAAGCAGAAGAGGGTTCGGGGGTCGAGGAATGA
- the purL gene encoding phosphoribosylformylglycinamidine synthase subunit PurL gives MSLSDSDREIITTELDREPTRAEATLFENLWSEHCAYRSSRPLLGAFESEGEQVVVGPGDDAAVVALPDTETGEPSETYVTLGIESHNHPSYVDPYDGAATGIGGIVRDTLSMGAYPIALMDSLYFGGFDRDHTRYLLEGVVEGISDYGNAIGVPTVGGSLAFHPDYEGNPLVNVACVGLLSEERLVTAAAKRAGNKLVLVGNATGRDGLGGASFASEDLAEDAETEDRPAVQVGDPYTEKLLIEANETLIDEGLIESARDLGAAGLGGASSELVAKGGLGARIDLERVHQREPNMTAVEVLLAESQERMCYEVRPESVERVRAVADRFDLGCSVIGEVAEGNYVCEFDGETVVDVAPELLADGAPMNDLAYVEPADPERDLPEIDLQDAFEAVVSSPNTASKEWVYRQYDHEVGLRTAVKPGDDAAVLAIREGTDRPDGANRGPGTGLAISAGADPNWTAADPYEGARAIAVENATNLAAKGATPLAAVDCLNGANPEKPEVYGGFRAIVSGLADACSDLSVPVVGGNVSLYNDSATGPIPPTPTLAMVGARAGYDAPPTRLAGEGALLAVGDPVLAGDVAPELGGSELLARFGGSDRFPAPAEGAPAFVGALAEVAEDEGTLAVHDASHGGLAVTLAEMVGEAGARVDLSGGPALGRLFHERVGRAVIETTDPEGVHERVAGVAPVVEIGEATADGVLEIETDTGELTSSAAEIADLRDVLARELD, from the coding sequence ATGAGCCTCTCGGATTCGGATCGCGAGATCATCACCACCGAACTCGACCGGGAACCCACGCGCGCGGAGGCGACGCTGTTCGAGAACCTCTGGAGCGAGCACTGTGCGTATCGCTCCTCGCGGCCACTTTTGGGCGCGTTCGAGAGCGAGGGCGAACAGGTCGTCGTCGGGCCGGGCGACGACGCCGCCGTCGTGGCGCTTCCCGACACCGAAACCGGAGAGCCGAGCGAGACCTACGTCACGCTCGGCATCGAGAGCCACAACCACCCCTCCTACGTCGATCCCTACGACGGCGCGGCGACGGGGATCGGCGGCATCGTGAGGGATACCCTCTCGATGGGTGCGTACCCGATCGCGCTGATGGACTCGCTGTACTTCGGTGGGTTCGACCGGGACCACACGCGCTACCTGCTGGAGGGGGTCGTCGAGGGGATCTCCGACTACGGCAACGCCATCGGGGTTCCCACCGTCGGGGGAAGCCTCGCCTTCCACCCCGATTACGAGGGGAACCCGCTCGTAAACGTCGCCTGCGTCGGGTTGCTCTCCGAGGAGCGCCTCGTCACCGCCGCGGCCAAGCGGGCGGGCAACAAACTCGTGCTCGTTGGCAACGCGACCGGCCGGGACGGTCTGGGTGGGGCATCGTTCGCCAGCGAGGATTTAGCGGAAGACGCCGAGACGGAGGACCGCCCCGCCGTGCAGGTCGGCGACCCGTATACGGAGAAGTTACTGATCGAGGCCAACGAAACCCTGATCGACGAGGGGCTGATCGAGTCTGCCCGCGATCTGGGTGCGGCGGGGCTGGGTGGGGCCTCCTCGGAACTCGTCGCGAAGGGCGGGTTAGGCGCGCGAATCGACCTGGAGCGGGTCCACCAGCGCGAGCCGAACATGACGGCCGTGGAAGTCCTGCTCGCGGAGTCCCAGGAACGTATGTGCTACGAGGTGCGCCCGGAAAGCGTCGAGCGGGTCCGGGCGGTTGCGGATCGGTTCGATCTGGGCTGTTCGGTCATCGGGGAGGTCGCCGAGGGCAACTACGTCTGTGAGTTCGACGGCGAGACGGTCGTCGACGTCGCTCCGGAACTGCTCGCCGACGGCGCGCCGATGAACGACCTCGCATACGTCGAGCCGGCCGACCCCGAGCGCGATCTGCCCGAAATCGACCTACAAGACGCGTTCGAGGCGGTCGTTTCGAGCCCGAACACCGCGAGCAAGGAGTGGGTCTACCGGCAGTACGACCACGAAGTCGGCCTGCGAACGGCCGTCAAGCCGGGCGACGACGCCGCCGTGCTAGCGATCAGGGAGGGCACGGACCGCCCGGACGGTGCGAACCGCGGGCCCGGCACCGGACTGGCGATCTCGGCGGGTGCCGACCCGAACTGGACCGCGGCCGATCCCTACGAGGGCGCGCGGGCGATCGCCGTCGAGAACGCGACTAACCTCGCGGCGAAGGGCGCGACGCCGCTTGCGGCCGTGGACTGTCTCAACGGCGCCAACCCCGAGAAGCCCGAGGTCTACGGCGGTTTTCGGGCGATCGTCTCGGGGCTCGCGGACGCCTGCTCTGACCTCTCGGTCCCGGTGGTCGGCGGGAACGTCTCGCTGTACAACGATTCTGCGACCGGCCCGATCCCGCCGACCCCGACGCTCGCGATGGTCGGCGCGCGCGCGGGGTACGACGCCCCGCCGACGCGCCTCGCGGGCGAAGGGGCCCTACTGGCTGTCGGCGACCCGGTGCTGGCGGGCGATGTGGCGCCCGAACTGGGCGGCTCGGAACTGCTCGCGCGGTTCGGTGGTTCCGATCGCTTCCCCGCCCCCGCCGAAGGCGCCCCCGCGTTCGTCGGGGCGCTCGCAGAGGTCGCCGAGGACGAGGGGACGCTTGCGGTCCACGACGCGAGCCACGGCGGGCTCGCCGTGACGCTCGCGGAGATGGTCGGCGAGGCCGGCGCGCGGGTCGACCTCTCGGGTGGCCCGGCGCTCGGACGGCTCTTTCACGAACGGGTGGGGCGAGCGGTAATCGAGACGACCGACCCCGAGGGCGTCCACGAGCGCGTTGCGGGAGTCGCGCCCGTCGTCGAGATCGGCGAGGCGACCGCCGATGGCGTCCTCGAAATCGAAACCGACACGGGCGAACTGACCTCTTCGGCCGCGGAGATCGCGGACCTGCGCGACGTCCTCGCGCGCGAACTGGACTGA
- a CDS encoding thioredoxin family protein — MALQKSDSDLERGDRAPEFELPGTDGKTHSPEEFADREALLVVFTCNHCPYAKAKIEPLNELGREYEKVAVVGINANDAEEYPEDSFDRMKELVADGSIGYDAYLRDESQAVARAYGAVCTPDPFLFRRENGEFRLAYHGRVDDAHDPDAEPSEHDLREAIEQLLAGEAVSVEERPSRGCSIKWRDVA, encoded by the coding sequence ATGGCGCTCCAGAAATCCGACAGCGACCTCGAACGCGGTGATCGGGCCCCCGAGTTCGAACTGCCCGGAACCGACGGGAAAACCCACTCGCCCGAGGAGTTCGCGGACCGCGAGGCGCTGCTCGTCGTTTTCACCTGCAATCACTGTCCGTACGCGAAGGCGAAGATCGAACCGCTGAACGAACTCGGACGCGAGTACGAGAAGGTCGCGGTCGTCGGAATCAACGCGAACGACGCCGAGGAATACCCAGAAGATTCGTTCGACCGCATGAAAGAGCTGGTCGCCGACGGATCCATCGGGTACGACGCCTACCTGCGCGACGAGTCCCAGGCGGTCGCGCGCGCCTACGGCGCGGTCTGTACGCCCGACCCCTTTTTGTTCCGACGGGAAAACGGCGAGTTCCGGCTCGCCTACCACGGCCGGGTCGACGACGCCCACGACCCCGACGCCGAGCCGAGCGAACACGACCTCCGCGAGGCCATCGAGCAACTGCTCGCGGGCGAGGCAGTCTCGGTTGAAGAACGGCCCTCGCGGGGCTGTTCGATCAAGTGGCGAGACGTGGCCTGA
- a CDS encoding ABC transporter ATP-binding protein produces MAHTKLDKVTKVFTEDDGGEIVAVDEVSIDIDDGEFLVLVGPSGCGKSTTLRMVAGLESITSGTISLDDRTINDVPAKDRDIAMVFQSYALYPHMTVRENMSFGLEESTDMPDEEIRERVEETASMMGIENLLDRKPGELSGGQQQRVALGRSIVRDPSVFLMDEPLSNLDAKLRAEMRTELQQLQSELGTTTIYVTHDQTEAMTMGDRIAILNDGVLQQIATPLECYHQPNNLFVAGFMGEPAMNFIDVRRDGERLVTGDGALEYSLDEATLADLGEVTDLVLGVRPEDIEVVARSGSPADHEFEASVTVVEPKGNENNVYLDMNGIDLIAAVPGLRSIETGSTVRIRIPEAAIHLFDRTNGTALHNRRLDEELTADSPV; encoded by the coding sequence ATGGCGCACACCAAACTCGACAAGGTAACGAAAGTGTTCACGGAGGACGACGGCGGCGAGATCGTCGCCGTCGACGAGGTATCGATCGACATCGACGACGGCGAGTTCCTCGTCCTCGTCGGCCCCTCAGGCTGTGGGAAGTCGACGACGCTGCGAATGGTCGCGGGTCTCGAATCGATCACGTCGGGCACGATTTCCCTCGACGACAGGACCATAAACGACGTGCCCGCCAAGGACAGGGACATCGCGATGGTGTTCCAGTCGTACGCGCTGTATCCCCACATGACGGTGCGGGAAAACATGTCTTTCGGGCTCGAGGAATCGACGGACATGCCCGACGAGGAGATCCGCGAGCGCGTCGAGGAAACCGCTTCGATGATGGGTATCGAGAACCTCCTCGATCGCAAGCCCGGTGAGCTCTCGGGCGGCCAACAACAGCGGGTCGCACTCGGACGGTCGATCGTCCGCGATCCGTCGGTCTTCCTGATGGACGAGCCCCTCTCGAACCTCGACGCGAAGCTCCGCGCGGAGATGCGCACGGAGCTCCAGCAGCTCCAATCGGAACTGGGGACGACGACGATCTACGTCACCCACGACCAGACCGAGGCGATGACGATGGGCGACCGGATCGCGATCCTCAACGACGGCGTCCTCCAGCAGATTGCGACACCCCTGGAGTGTTACCACCAACCCAACAACCTGTTCGTCGCCGGGTTCATGGGCGAACCCGCGATGAACTTCATCGACGTTCGCCGGGACGGCGAGCGCCTCGTGACGGGCGACGGTGCCCTCGAGTACTCGCTCGACGAGGCGACCCTCGCCGATCTCGGTGAGGTGACCGACCTCGTGTTGGGGGTCCGACCCGAGGATATCGAAGTCGTCGCCCGTTCGGGGTCACCCGCGGACCACGAGTTCGAGGCGTCAGTGACCGTCGTCGAACCCAAGGGCAACGAGAACAACGTCTATCTCGACATGAACGGGATCGACCTCATTGCGGCCGTCCCCGGCCTCCGGTCGATCGAAACGGGGTCGACGGTTCGGATCCGGATCCCCGAAGCAGCGATCCACCTCTTCGACCGGACGAACGGCACCGCATTGCACAACCGACGGCTCGACGAGGAACTGACGGCCGACTCGCCGGTCTGA
- a CDS encoding YgaP family membrane protein yields MRFYPKEKNVGSWDRGVRLVVGPVLVLVGIAAALGMIALAPVLIVVSLVVGAVLTVTGLTQKCPMNRLLGINTYKGEPLREDAETEPTERPA; encoded by the coding sequence ATGAGATTCTATCCGAAAGAGAAAAATGTCGGTAGCTGGGACCGGGGAGTTCGATTGGTCGTCGGACCGGTGCTCGTGCTCGTCGGGATCGCAGCGGCACTCGGGATGATCGCTCTCGCGCCCGTCCTGATCGTGGTAAGCCTCGTCGTCGGGGCGGTCCTGACGGTGACCGGTCTCACCCAGAAATGCCCGATGAACCGGCTGCTCGGCATCAACACCTACAAAGGCGAACCGCTGAGGGAGGACGCGGAAACCGAGCCCACCGAGCGACCCGCGTGA
- a CDS encoding EamA family transporter, producing MNYLLWALVGLVAYTFVAPLMSIATTEVPSNVAVIVSNSMLVVAAFVVVVFSNEPVAEYLTHPDAPYMYAAGICLAVGILAYYRALSMGPVSVVVPIFGMFLVTSSLVGFVALDEAITARKVAGIGFAVLAVYLTAVE from the coding sequence ATGAACTACTTACTGTGGGCGCTGGTGGGACTGGTGGCGTACACGTTCGTCGCACCGCTGATGAGCATCGCGACGACGGAGGTGCCGAGCAACGTCGCGGTCATCGTCTCGAACTCCATGCTCGTCGTCGCCGCGTTCGTGGTGGTCGTCTTCTCGAACGAACCCGTCGCCGAGTATCTCACCCACCCCGACGCGCCCTATATGTACGCCGCCGGAATCTGTCTTGCCGTGGGCATTCTCGCGTACTACCGGGCGCTCTCGATGGGGCCGGTCAGCGTCGTCGTTCCGATCTTCGGGATGTTCCTCGTCACGAGCTCGCTGGTCGGATTCGTCGCGCTTGACGAGGCGATCACCGCCCGAAAAGTCGCCGGGATCGGCTTCGCCGTTCTGGCGGTCTACCTCACCGCCGTCGAGTGA
- a CDS encoding pyridoxal phosphate-dependent aminotransferase — MVLVRTSERIGRVPPSGIRKFFELAEEREDVISLGVGEPDFSAPWAARDAAIASLERGRTSYTANRGMYDLREAIADHCAERYDLRYDPDEEILVTTGVSEGVDVALRALVDPGDRVAMVDPSYVSYRPGVLLADGEPLPVRTRENEHFRLTYEALDRAGASEADLLILCYPNNPTGAVMHEEHLEPVAEFCREHDLRVLSDEIYADLTYSGEHTSIATLDGMRERTIVFNGFSKAYAMTGLRLGYALGPAEGIGAMNRIHQYSMLSAPTTAQHAALEALVSCDDDVEEMVSAFNRRRRFVLSRFSEMGLDCFEAQGAFYVFPEVPGDDEAFAEGLLEDQGVAVVPGSVFGEAGEGHLRVSYASGLPQLKEAMNRLEAFLA; from the coding sequence GTGGTCCTCGTGAGGACCTCCGAACGTATCGGACGGGTCCCGCCGTCGGGCATCAGGAAGTTCTTCGAACTCGCAGAGGAGCGCGAGGACGTCATCTCGCTCGGGGTGGGCGAGCCCGACTTCTCGGCACCGTGGGCCGCCCGCGATGCCGCCATCGCCTCCCTCGAACGGGGCCGGACCTCCTACACCGCAAACCGGGGAATGTACGACCTCCGAGAAGCGATCGCGGACCACTGCGCGGAGCGCTACGACCTGCGCTACGACCCCGACGAGGAGATCCTCGTGACGACGGGCGTCAGCGAGGGCGTCGACGTGGCGCTGCGAGCACTGGTCGACCCCGGCGACCGGGTCGCGATGGTCGATCCCTCCTACGTCTCCTACCGGCCGGGAGTGTTACTGGCCGACGGCGAGCCCCTGCCCGTGCGAACCCGCGAGAACGAGCACTTTCGCCTGACATACGAGGCCCTCGACCGGGCGGGCGCGAGCGAGGCCGATCTGCTCATCCTGTGTTACCCGAACAACCCCACGGGCGCGGTCATGCACGAGGAGCACCTCGAACCCGTCGCGGAGTTCTGCCGCGAACACGACCTTCGGGTGCTCTCGGACGAGATCTACGCTGACCTCACCTACTCGGGTGAGCACACCTCGATCGCCACTCTCGACGGAATGCGCGAGCGAACGATCGTCTTCAACGGCTTCTCGAAAGCCTACGCGATGACCGGGCTTCGCCTCGGCTACGCGCTCGGCCCCGCGGAGGGAATCGGGGCGATGAACCGCATTCACCAGTACTCGATGCTCTCGGCCCCGACGACCGCCCAGCACGCCGCCCTCGAAGCCTTGGTGAGCTGTGATGACGACGTCGAGGAGATGGTGAGCGCGTTCAACCGCCGCCGGCGGTTCGTCCTTTCTCGCTTCTCGGAGATGGGCCTGGACTGCTTCGAGGCCCAGGGGGCGTTCTACGTCTTTCCGGAGGTCCCCGGCGACGACGAGGCGTTCGCGGAGGGACTGCTCGAAGACCAAGGCGTGGCGGTCGTTCCGGGTTCGGTCTTCGGCGAGGCCGGCGAGGGCCACCTCCGTGTGTCGTACGCAAGCGGTCTTCCCCAGTTGAAGGAGGCGATGAACCGGCTGGAGGCGTTCCTCGCCTGA
- a CDS encoding Lrp/AsnC family transcriptional regulator: MEAKRELLDVLCTNARTETADLARQTGLSEDEVETAIADLEGEGTIRGYQAIVDWEAVDEDHARAAVELNVTLDRETGYAEVSERLAKFPEVSSLHLVSGNYDFLMIVEAGSVRKISRFVSEKVAPVPEVTQTVTHFVMETYKEGGIGMNGGDDDDRLSVSP, from the coding sequence ATGGAAGCGAAACGCGAACTGCTCGACGTCCTCTGTACGAACGCCCGTACCGAGACGGCGGATCTCGCGCGCCAGACCGGCCTTTCCGAGGACGAAGTCGAGACGGCGATCGCCGACCTCGAAGGCGAGGGAACGATCCGGGGCTATCAGGCGATCGTCGACTGGGAAGCCGTCGACGAGGACCACGCCCGCGCCGCGGTCGAACTCAACGTCACGCTGGATCGTGAAACGGGCTACGCGGAGGTTTCAGAACGCCTCGCGAAGTTCCCCGAAGTGTCCTCCTTGCATCTGGTCAGCGGGAACTACGATTTCCTGATGATCGTCGAGGCGGGTTCAGTGCGCAAGATCTCCCGGTTCGTCAGCGAGAAGGTCGCACCGGTCCCCGAGGTGACCCAAACGGTGACACACTTCGTCATGGAGACGTACAAGGAGGGCGGTATCGGGATGAACGGCGGCGACGACGACGACCGCCTGTCGGTTTCGCCATGA